In Oscillatoria sp. FACHB-1407, one DNA window encodes the following:
- a CDS encoding LysR family transcriptional regulator gives MREVNRDGVKLSQLRALVTVAEHGNFSEAALHLAVSQSAISHAIASLEQELGVILLSRGRHGARLTPVGERITQHAKEMLQLLDTIGKEANRSKGLQGGEVRISCFRSVATHVLPEIMAEFRSAYPAIAITLNEFRGNEGGYDGIEQSLREGKADIGFTCLPPAPEFDRLELMRDEYFVLCPPQWDIPHSLCWEDLRKYPIILPPDDDYCSTLIRNHFNKLVQPLNAQYKIKEDSTIVSMVTQGLGITVMARLAAEPMPPEIQVRRLPVPLERKICVVTLADALHSPAVYAFLETIKRMNRSLNQPKTISASDRLKTA, from the coding sequence ATGAGAGAGGTCAACCGGGACGGCGTTAAATTGTCTCAATTGCGTGCTTTGGTAACCGTTGCAGAGCACGGCAATTTTAGCGAGGCAGCGTTGCATTTAGCGGTGTCTCAATCTGCTATTAGCCATGCGATCGCCAGTTTGGAACAAGAGTTGGGTGTCATTTTGTTGTCTCGTGGACGGCATGGGGCACGACTAACCCCTGTGGGTGAGCGCATTACGCAGCACGCGAAGGAAATGCTGCAACTGCTCGACACCATCGGCAAAGAAGCCAACCGCTCGAAGGGGTTGCAGGGTGGCGAAGTTCGGATCTCCTGTTTTCGCAGCGTCGCGACTCACGTTCTGCCAGAAATCATGGCGGAGTTTCGCAGTGCCTATCCTGCGATCGCCATCACCCTCAATGAATTTCGCGGTAATGAGGGGGGGTATGACGGCATTGAGCAATCCCTGCGCGAAGGCAAAGCTGATATTGGGTTTACCTGTCTGCCACCTGCACCTGAATTTGACAGGCTAGAGCTGATGCGTGACGAGTACTTTGTCCTTTGTCCACCCCAATGGGACATTCCCCATTCCCTCTGCTGGGAGGATCTCCGCAAGTACCCCATTATCTTGCCTCCCGATGATGACTATTGCTCCACGCTCATTCGTAACCACTTTAATAAACTGGTTCAACCCCTCAACGCTCAATACAAAATTAAAGAGGACTCGACCATCGTCAGCATGGTGACTCAAGGCTTGGGGATAACGGTTATGGCGCGATTAGCCGCAGAACCAATGCCCCCCGAAATTCAGGTGCGGCGATTGCCTGTACCTCTAGAGCGGAAAATTTGTGTCGTGACGTTGGCAGATGCGCTCCATTCTCCAGCTGTTTATGCTTTCCTGGAAACCATTAAACGTATGAACCGATCGCTTAACCAACCTAAAACAATCTCAGCCAGCGATCGCCTTAAAACGGCATAA
- a CDS encoding DUF2079 domain-containing protein — protein MKIWQKNPELRSVAIAAALFWVICTGLVLWRFYNFFPSDVSFDQGIFNQVFWNSLHGRFFQSSLSSTESSAVIYDGAVPDVVYQRLAQHFTPTLMLWLPFYALFQSPAGLSILQVTLITLAGFVLYALARHYHPPHLSALITISYYCANAVIGPTVANFHDFSQIPLYIFGLLLALERRWWWLFVILSALTLAVREDAGIILFGIGIYLIASRRFPRIGVGLCVASVIYVVTITNMVMPSFASDIGRRFMVEQYGQFVQGIENPSTLDVLKGILQDPVRTVRELVTPPDRTLSYFLGYWVPLAFIPSISMSAWLLAGVPLFNILIQNDPDALSLQLRYALAVVPGLFYGTILWWSKHPLHFKPWFRRFWVVCLGFALLFTLTSNPNRAFSVIFPDSFQPWVYVSPARQLQHSQAIRQLIAQIPPDASVSATGHIVSHLSNRREVVRFPELRIRGDDRRDARVKYIITDLWYPLQYQPAFFSDWEFLRFLSDRITRITQTSRYQLIDFRDGVALLQWGAEPNPEAVATWQQFYDEIKPIIQASRSGVVDG, from the coding sequence ATGAAGATTTGGCAGAAAAACCCGGAGTTGCGGTCAGTGGCGATCGCGGCTGCTCTCTTTTGGGTCATCTGCACTGGGCTGGTGCTGTGGCGGTTCTACAATTTCTTTCCGTCGGATGTCTCCTTTGACCAGGGCATCTTTAATCAGGTGTTCTGGAACAGCCTTCACGGTCGCTTCTTTCAAAGTTCGCTTTCCTCAACCGAATCCAGTGCCGTGATTTATGACGGGGCTGTGCCCGATGTGGTGTATCAGCGGCTTGCCCAGCATTTCACCCCAACGCTCATGTTGTGGCTGCCATTCTATGCCTTGTTTCAATCTCCAGCCGGGTTATCGATTCTTCAAGTCACGCTCATTACCCTGGCAGGATTTGTATTGTATGCCCTGGCACGGCATTATCACCCCCCGCATCTCTCCGCCCTGATCACTATCAGTTACTACTGCGCGAATGCGGTCATTGGTCCTACCGTTGCTAACTTTCATGACTTCTCGCAGATTCCGCTCTACATTTTTGGGTTGTTGTTAGCCCTGGAAAGACGGTGGTGGTGGCTGTTTGTCATATTGTCGGCATTAACGCTGGCAGTCCGTGAGGATGCAGGAATTATCCTGTTTGGTATTGGTATCTATCTCATTGCCAGTCGTCGCTTCCCTCGGATTGGGGTGGGGCTGTGTGTTGCCAGTGTGATCTACGTTGTCACCATCACAAATATGGTGATGCCATCGTTTGCCAGTGACATTGGGCGACGATTTATGGTCGAGCAATATGGTCAATTTGTCCAGGGTATTGAAAATCCATCGACTCTGGATGTGCTGAAAGGCATTTTGCAAGACCCAGTACGAACAGTGCGTGAGTTAGTAACACCGCCCGATCGCACTCTGAGCTACTTCCTGGGGTACTGGGTGCCTCTGGCGTTTATCCCATCCATTTCCATGAGTGCCTGGTTGTTGGCGGGCGTTCCCCTGTTCAACATCTTGATCCAAAACGATCCAGATGCGCTGTCGCTTCAGTTGCGCTACGCGCTGGCAGTGGTTCCTGGGTTGTTTTACGGCACAATTTTGTGGTGGTCTAAGCACCCATTGCACTTCAAACCCTGGTTTCGGCGGTTCTGGGTTGTGTGTCTGGGGTTCGCGCTCCTGTTTACCCTGACTTCTAACCCCAATCGGGCGTTTTCGGTGATTTTTCCCGATTCGTTTCAACCGTGGGTTTATGTGAGTCCGGCTCGCCAACTTCAGCATTCTCAGGCGATTCGGCAGTTGATCGCCCAGATTCCGCCGGATGCAAGTGTGTCAGCGACGGGGCACATCGTCTCGCACCTGTCCAATCGACGAGAGGTGGTGCGTTTTCCGGAATTGCGGATTCGCGGGGACGATCGCCGAGATGCACGAGTCAAGTACATCATCACGGACTTGTGGTATCCGCTGCAATATCAGCCTGCTTTCTTTAGCGATTGGGAGTTCTTGCGGTTTTTGAGCGATCGCATCACGCGCATTACCCAAACCTCGCGATATCAACTCATCGACTTTCGCGATGGGGTAGCGTTGTTGCAGTGGGGGGCAGAGCCGAATCCTGAGGCGGTAGCGACCTGGCAACAGTTTTACGACGAGATTAAGCCCATTATTCAAGCCAGTCGTTCTGGGGTCGTTGACGGTTAG
- a CDS encoding branched-chain amino acid ABC transporter permease: MDQELIQLLVNGVAVGSILALSAVGLTLTYGILRLANFAHGDFMTLGAFLTLMVNGFGINIWLSVAIGAILTIGVALLTEKLIWLPMRDRRASPTTLIIISIGLALFLRNGIILIWGADNQKYNLPVLSAIDVFGIRISQSRLIVVLLALVVILGLHFLLQNTKIGKAMRAVADNVDLARVSGINVERIVIWTWVLAAGLTAVGGGMYGLITAVRPNMGWFLILPMFASVILGGIGNPYGAIAGAFVIGMTQELSTYLMPSEYKLGVALVLMVLVLLIRPQGLFRGTM; this comes from the coding sequence ATGGATCAGGAGTTGATTCAGCTTCTAGTCAATGGCGTTGCAGTTGGCAGCATTCTGGCATTGTCCGCTGTGGGGCTAACCCTCACCTACGGCATTCTACGACTGGCAAACTTTGCCCATGGCGACTTTATGACGCTGGGCGCATTCCTCACCTTAATGGTGAACGGGTTCGGAATTAATATCTGGCTGTCGGTTGCAATAGGAGCCATTCTCACCATTGGAGTCGCCCTACTGACTGAAAAATTGATATGGTTGCCAATGCGCGATCGCCGAGCGTCTCCCACAACCCTCATCATTATCTCCATCGGCTTAGCCTTATTTCTCCGCAACGGCATTATTCTCATTTGGGGCGCAGACAACCAGAAATATAATTTGCCCGTTTTGAGTGCTATTGACGTATTCGGCATCAGGATCTCTCAAAGTCGGCTCATTGTTGTCCTACTGGCACTTGTGGTCATTTTGGGGCTGCACTTTTTGCTGCAAAACACCAAAATTGGCAAAGCTATGCGAGCTGTTGCCGACAACGTTGATCTGGCGCGTGTCTCAGGTATTAATGTCGAACGCATTGTCATCTGGACATGGGTTCTTGCCGCAGGATTAACTGCTGTCGGGGGTGGTATGTATGGGTTAATTACCGCTGTGCGACCCAACATGGGTTGGTTCCTCATTCTGCCCATGTTTGCATCGGTCATTTTAGGTGGCATTGGCAATCCTTACGGGGCGATCGCCGGAGCCTTTGTTATCGGTATGACTCAAGAACTCAGCACCTACCTCATGCCCTCTGAATACAAGCTGGGAGTCGCTCTCGTGTTGATGGTGCTGGTGTTGCTGATTCGTCCTCAAGGGTTGTTTAGAGGCACGATGTAA
- the psaX gene encoding photosystem I protein PsaX — MTSKAKPPYTFRTAWALLLLVVNFVVAAYYFGILK; from the coding sequence ATGACCTCAAAGGCAAAACCTCCTTATACCTTCCGTACCGCCTGGGCACTTTTGTTGCTCGTGGTTAACTTTGTTGTGGCTGCTTATTACTTCGGCATCCTCAAATAA
- the lipA gene encoding lipoyl synthase — MPAAQPVKRSPNREVPHEILPAWLRRPIGKASEISTVQQIIKQRQIHTICEEGRCPNRGECYANQTATFLLMGPICTRSCGFCQVDKGHAPMPLDPEEPQKVAESVRLLGLRYVVLTSVTRDDLPDQGAGWFAQTMQAIRAANSGTQIEVLTPDFWGGLEGETAQRQRVATVVAAQPACYNHNIETVRRLQGPVRRGAKYERSLRVLQIVKELDATIPTKSGLMLGHGETEAEVIETMQDLRQVGCDRITLGQYMRPSLDHLPVQKYWTPDEFDQLGAIAREMGFSHVRSGPLVRSSYHAGEEG, encoded by the coding sequence ATGCCAGCGGCTCAACCTGTGAAGCGATCGCCCAACCGTGAGGTGCCCCACGAAATCTTGCCTGCGTGGTTGCGGCGTCCCATTGGCAAGGCGAGCGAGATCTCGACAGTCCAGCAAATTATTAAACAACGCCAGATTCACACGATTTGTGAGGAGGGGCGGTGTCCCAATCGAGGCGAGTGCTATGCCAATCAAACGGCAACGTTTTTGCTGATGGGACCGATTTGCACCCGTTCTTGTGGGTTTTGCCAGGTGGACAAGGGTCATGCGCCCATGCCCCTCGACCCAGAGGAGCCTCAAAAAGTAGCAGAATCAGTACGCTTGTTGGGGTTGCGCTATGTTGTTCTCACCTCGGTGACACGGGATGATTTACCAGATCAGGGGGCGGGATGGTTTGCTCAGACAATGCAAGCGATTCGAGCGGCAAACTCAGGGACTCAAATTGAGGTGCTAACTCCTGATTTTTGGGGAGGTCTGGAGGGAGAGACGGCACAGCGACAGCGCGTTGCGACGGTAGTTGCGGCTCAACCTGCCTGTTATAACCACAATATTGAGACAGTGCGACGGCTTCAAGGACCTGTGCGACGGGGAGCCAAGTATGAGCGATCGCTGCGAGTGCTGCAAATCGTTAAGGAACTGGATGCAACGATTCCCACGAAGTCAGGCTTAATGCTGGGGCATGGCGAAACCGAGGCAGAGGTGATCGAGACGATGCAGGATTTACGCCAGGTAGGCTGCGATCGCATCACATTGGGGCAATACATGCGCCCATCCCTCGACCACCTGCCCGTGCAGAAGTATTGGACACCGGATGAGTTTGACCAACTGGGGGCGATCGCTCGTGAGATGGGCTTTAGCCATGTGCGATCGGGTCCCTTAGTTCGGAGTTCGTATCATGCAGGGGAAGAGGGATAG
- a CDS encoding response regulator, translating to MASHKILVIDDSRVIRNMVRDMLPKGNFEVLEAKDGVEGLNTIHQERPNLIMLDFLLPRMSGWEVFQQIQAQPDLRAPLVLMSGRKEEVTEKIPEPFEYFEFIEKPFEQRELVDAIKSAMAKFKKWPQPAVAAASTAAAVTNDAAGSAEIEALRQKVDKMQTEIDLLKKQLAQILTFVKQKLK from the coding sequence GTGGCAAGTCACAAGATTCTGGTCATTGATGACAGCAGAGTCATCCGTAATATGGTTCGGGACATGTTGCCGAAAGGTAATTTTGAAGTCCTGGAAGCCAAAGATGGCGTTGAGGGTCTAAACACCATTCATCAAGAACGCCCAAATTTAATCATGTTAGATTTTCTCCTGCCCCGGATGAGTGGTTGGGAGGTATTTCAGCAGATTCAAGCCCAACCGGACTTGAGAGCACCTCTGGTGCTGATGTCTGGTCGTAAGGAAGAGGTGACTGAGAAGATTCCAGAACCCTTCGAGTACTTTGAGTTTATTGAAAAGCCATTTGAACAGCGCGAGTTGGTCGATGCGATCAAGTCGGCAATGGCAAAGTTCAAAAAGTGGCCCCAACCTGCTGTTGCAGCAGCAAGCACCGCAGCCGCCGTCACAAACGATGCGGCAGGCTCAGCTGAAATTGAGGCACTCCGACAAAAGGTCGATAAGATGCAGACTGAGATTGATCTGCTGAAGAAGCAACTGGCGCAGATTTTGACCTTCGTAAAACAAAAACTCAAATAA
- a CDS encoding aspartate aminotransferase, whose amino-acid sequence MSLNWISQADRLSALPPYVFARLDELKARAREQGLDLIDLGMGNPDGATPQPVVEAAIAALQNPANHGYPPFEGTASFRRAITDWYRRRYGVELDPEGEALPLLGSKEGLTHLAIAYINPGDTVLVPSPAYPAHFRGPAIAGGKIYPLILKAEQDWVIDLAAIPDSVAQQAKILYFNYPSNPTGATAPREFFEDIVAFARKHEILLVHDLCYAELAFDGYHPTSLLEIPGAKEIGVEFHTLSKTYNMAGWRVGFVVGNRHIIQGLRTLKTNLDYGIFSALQAAAETALQLPDVYLHEVQARYRTRRDFLIQGLGELGWTVPKTKATMYLWVPCPPGQSSTDFALNVLQQTGVVVTPGNAFGAGGEGYVRISLIADCDRLQEALNRLKQANIRFEPNLVSQ is encoded by the coding sequence ATGAGTCTAAATTGGATTAGTCAAGCCGATCGCTTGAGTGCTTTACCTCCCTATGTTTTTGCCCGACTCGATGAGTTAAAAGCTCGTGCTCGTGAACAGGGGTTAGACCTGATCGACCTGGGGATGGGCAACCCCGATGGAGCTACACCGCAACCTGTCGTCGAAGCCGCGATCGCCGCTCTGCAAAACCCTGCTAATCATGGCTATCCACCGTTTGAAGGGACTGCCAGTTTTCGGCGTGCCATTACCGATTGGTATCGGCGGCGATATGGGGTTGAGCTTGATCCCGAAGGGGAAGCACTGCCCTTATTGGGGTCTAAAGAAGGTTTAACGCATTTGGCGATCGCCTACATTAACCCCGGTGATACCGTTCTGGTGCCCAGTCCTGCCTATCCTGCCCACTTTCGAGGGCCAGCGATCGCGGGAGGGAAGATCTATCCCCTGATTCTCAAAGCCGAACAGGATTGGGTCATAGATCTAGCGGCGATTCCAGACTCGGTCGCACAACAAGCTAAAATTCTCTATTTCAATTACCCCAGCAATCCAACTGGAGCGACTGCGCCGCGTGAGTTTTTTGAAGATATCGTTGCCTTTGCTCGCAAGCACGAAATTCTCTTAGTGCATGACCTGTGCTACGCAGAACTGGCGTTTGATGGCTATCATCCCACCAGTTTGTTAGAAATTCCGGGTGCCAAAGAGATTGGGGTTGAGTTCCACACCCTCTCCAAAACCTACAATATGGCGGGTTGGCGAGTTGGATTTGTTGTAGGCAATCGCCATATCATCCAGGGTTTACGGACGCTGAAGACGAACCTGGACTATGGCATCTTTTCTGCCTTGCAAGCCGCTGCCGAAACGGCGTTGCAGTTGCCCGACGTTTATCTACATGAGGTGCAAGCCCGCTATCGCACCCGCCGCGACTTCTTGATTCAAGGGTTGGGTGAGTTAGGGTGGACAGTCCCTAAAACCAAAGCCACGATGTATCTCTGGGTGCCGTGTCCACCGGGACAAAGTTCCACCGACTTTGCGCTAAATGTCTTGCAGCAGACGGGGGTCGTTGTTACACCCGGAAACGCCTTTGGTGCCGGGGGTGAGGGATACGTTCGGATTAGCCTGATTGCCGATTGCGATCGCCTCCAGGAAGCACTCAATCGGCTGAAGCAAGCCAATATCCGGTTTGAGCCAAACCTGGTATCACAGTAG
- a CDS encoding iron-containing alcohol dehydrogenase family protein, translating into MTHPSPSLEATHSPPVFSLMIAPAQVMRGHQALAQAAEAIARLGQRPLVVGGDRTLALVKPFLQPVLESRSLQAAQASYGADCSEASLANLKDAITHHQADCIIGVGGGKALDAAKLLAYQAGLPIATVPTSGATCAAWTALSNVYSDQGAFLYDVALPHCPNLLVLDYDLVQTAPQRTLVAGIGDALAKWYEASVSSGHSERTLIIGAVQQARVLRDILLQKSVAALRSPGSEVWRDVVDATVLMAGVIGGLGGAQCRTVAAHAVHNGLTHLLESHGTLHGEKVAYGILVQLRLEEMVQGNRLAATARQQLLKFYGEIGLPQTLDDLGLRDVRLSDLQRAATLACSPSSDIHRLPFEVTPTQLIAAMVSTTAPTTETPSDYADLRSMQSSRSEVEG; encoded by the coding sequence ATGACCCATCCATCACCGTCCTTAGAGGCAACCCATTCTCCTCCTGTGTTCTCACTGATGATTGCTCCAGCCCAGGTTATGCGAGGGCATCAGGCGTTGGCTCAGGCGGCAGAAGCGATCGCCCGACTTGGTCAACGACCGTTGGTGGTGGGAGGCGATCGCACCTTAGCGTTGGTAAAACCATTTTTGCAACCTGTATTGGAATCGCGATCACTCCAGGCAGCACAAGCCAGTTATGGGGCTGATTGCAGCGAAGCAAGCCTGGCGAATCTGAAAGACGCGATCACTCATCATCAAGCCGATTGCATCATTGGGGTCGGCGGTGGCAAGGCATTGGACGCGGCAAAATTATTGGCATATCAAGCCGGGCTGCCGATCGCCACTGTGCCCACATCGGGAGCAACCTGTGCAGCGTGGACTGCGCTCTCCAATGTTTACTCCGATCAGGGGGCTTTTCTCTATGACGTGGCTCTACCGCACTGCCCCAATTTGCTCGTGCTAGATTACGACTTAGTCCAAACCGCACCGCAACGCACGTTGGTTGCTGGCATTGGTGATGCGCTGGCGAAATGGTATGAAGCCTCTGTTAGCAGTGGTCATTCGGAGCGCACTTTGATTATCGGTGCAGTGCAGCAAGCCAGAGTGCTACGCGACATCCTGTTACAGAAGTCAGTGGCAGCATTGCGATCGCCCGGAAGTGAGGTCTGGCGAGATGTGGTTGACGCCACTGTGTTAATGGCAGGAGTCATCGGTGGCTTGGGTGGAGCCCAATGTCGCACGGTTGCGGCTCACGCGGTTCACAACGGCTTGACCCATCTGCTCGAAAGCCACGGTACGTTGCATGGAGAAAAAGTAGCCTACGGCATTCTGGTACAGTTGCGTCTGGAAGAGATGGTGCAGGGTAATCGCCTTGCTGCCACCGCACGCCAACAACTGCTCAAGTTTTATGGGGAAATTGGGTTGCCTCAAACGTTGGATGATTTGGGCTTGCGCGATGTGCGGTTAAGTGATTTGCAACGAGCAGCGACTCTGGCGTGCTCTCCTAGCTCCGATATTCACCGCTTGCCGTTTGAGGTCACACCCACTCAACTGATCGCCGCGATGGTTTCTACGACGGCTCCCACCACGGAGACTCCCTCAGATTACGCTGACCTGCGATCCATGCAATCGTCTCGCAGTGAGGTGGAAGGATGA